Proteins from a genomic interval of Chroococcidiopsis thermalis PCC 7203:
- a CDS encoding NAD(P)(+) transhydrogenase (Re/Si-specific) subunit beta: MSDFLPTGIQLTYLVAASLFIIGLKKLSSPATARNGNLLAAIGMLLAIVATLLDRQVLNYQMIVVALAIGSAIGAIAAYKVQMTEMPQMVGLLNGLGGAASALVAVAEFWRLLGTAEPVPLDANISMLLDVFIGGITFTGSMLAFAKLQGLISGSPITFPLQQPINALLLISYIVGSGFLLVDPTNLPVFLGLVAVSLVLGVMFVVPIGGGDMPVVISLLNSFSGLAAGAAGFVVMNNVLIISGALVGASGLILTEIMCKAMNRSLISVLFGAFGGGGSASGAGGAAAGDRATRSVDAEEAAMMLGYARSVVIVPGYGMAVAQAQHTVRELADQLDRLGVEVKYAIHPVAGRMPGHMNVLLAEANVSYTQLYDMDDINPQFDQTDVALVIGANDVVNPAARHDTASPIYGMPILEVDRAKHTIVIKRGMSTGFAGVDNELFYKDKTMMFFGSAKDAVAKLVSEVKHL; the protein is encoded by the coding sequence GCGGCGATCGGGATGCTACTGGCGATCGTGGCAACGCTGCTCGATCGCCAGGTGTTGAACTATCAAATGATTGTAGTGGCTTTGGCGATCGGTTCGGCAATAGGTGCGATCGCGGCTTACAAAGTCCAAATGACGGAAATGCCTCAAATGGTAGGCTTGCTCAACGGTTTAGGCGGTGCTGCTTCTGCTTTAGTAGCAGTTGCCGAGTTTTGGCGATTGTTGGGAACTGCCGAACCAGTGCCGCTCGATGCCAATATCTCCATGCTGCTAGATGTCTTTATCGGTGGCATCACCTTCACGGGTAGTATGCTGGCTTTTGCCAAGCTACAAGGACTGATTAGTGGTTCCCCGATTACATTTCCCTTGCAGCAACCAATCAACGCTCTGCTGCTAATTAGTTACATCGTAGGTAGCGGCTTTTTGTTGGTCGATCCGACTAATTTACCCGTATTTTTGGGATTAGTCGCTGTTTCCCTGGTTCTAGGGGTGATGTTCGTCGTCCCCATCGGTGGAGGCGATATGCCTGTGGTGATTTCGCTGTTGAACTCCTTTTCTGGTTTAGCAGCGGGTGCGGCTGGTTTCGTAGTCATGAACAACGTGCTGATCATCTCTGGTGCATTGGTAGGCGCTTCGGGATTGATCCTGACGGAGATCATGTGTAAAGCGATGAACCGCTCCCTGATTAGCGTTTTATTCGGTGCTTTTGGTGGCGGTGGCTCGGCTAGTGGTGCTGGTGGTGCTGCCGCAGGCGATCGAGCTACCCGTTCTGTAGATGCTGAAGAAGCCGCAATGATGTTGGGTTATGCTCGTTCTGTAGTGATCGTTCCTGGTTATGGGATGGCAGTAGCTCAAGCACAGCACACCGTTCGGGAGCTTGCCGATCAACTAGACAGATTGGGTGTAGAAGTCAAATATGCCATTCATCCTGTAGCGGGACGGATGCCGGGACACATGAACGTGTTGTTGGCAGAAGCAAACGTGTCTTACACCCAGTTGTACGACATGGATGATATCAACCCCCAGTTCGATCAAACTGATGTGGCTTTGGTAATTGGTGCAAACGATGTTGTCAATCCTGCCGCACGGCACGATACCGCGAGTCCGATTTATGGAATGCCGATTTTAGAAGTAGACAGAGCAAAGCATACAATCGTGATTAAGCGAGGCATGAGTACGGGTTTTGCAGGGGTAGACAATGAGTTATTCTACAAAGACAAAACCATGATGTTTTTTGGTAGTGCTAAAGATGCCGTAGCGAAGTTAGTATCGGAAGTGAAGCATCTGTAG
- a CDS encoding (2Fe-2S) ferredoxin domain-containing protein, which produces MGNGANFRQRVLVCQNRTCRKQGARKVLAAFQAQLVPGVEIESSSCLGQCGMGPMVLVLPEEVWYCGVRADEVLAIAQRHLREGKPVTAMLYKKFHH; this is translated from the coding sequence ATGGGGAATGGAGCTAATTTTCGTCAGCGAGTTTTAGTCTGTCAAAACCGTACTTGTCGCAAGCAAGGTGCGCGTAAGGTGCTAGCAGCATTTCAAGCGCAGTTAGTTCCTGGGGTGGAAATCGAGAGTAGTAGTTGTTTGGGACAATGCGGTATGGGACCAATGGTATTAGTTTTGCCAGAAGAGGTTTGGTATTGCGGGGTACGTGCTGATGAAGTTTTGGCGATCGCCCAACGCCACCTTAGAGAGGGGAAACCCGTCACTGCTATGCTGTACAAGAAGTTTCATCATTAG
- a CDS encoding DUF6737 family protein, whose amino-acid sequence MHQLPDRKPVSVWNYKPWWCQPWSIFLTGVTLISGSWLLVKTWWLTILVAIPVLTWMTFFLFIYPRVVIQNGILDALPPNDE is encoded by the coding sequence ATGCATCAACTCCCCGATCGCAAACCCGTCAGCGTTTGGAATTATAAGCCTTGGTGGTGTCAGCCTTGGTCAATTTTCCTTACAGGTGTAACGCTCATTAGCGGTAGTTGGTTGTTAGTTAAAACTTGGTGGCTGACGATTCTCGTTGCCATACCCGTACTCACCTGGATGACTTTTTTTCTCTTCATTTACCCCAGGGTAGTCATACAAAATGGTATTTTGGACGCACTGCCACCTAACGATGAATAG
- a CDS encoding serine/threonine protein kinase, which translates to MEQTHLDWLIELSERELLPGLQIDSIEPHNPVVVSKVPSPWQLLGTGNYAAVFYHPSQPDRVVKVYAPNRPGWTEEVEVYHRLGSHPAFSECLYAEEGWLVLKRLYGMTLYDCMHQGIPIPKQVIKDIDAALDYARKRKLHPHDVHGRNIMMWEGRGFVVDVSDFLHEEACSAWQDLKKAYYWLYLPILYPLRLRMPYFILNIVRKSYRLYRRFVSNW; encoded by the coding sequence ATGGAACAAACGCATCTGGATTGGTTAATCGAGCTGAGCGAGCGGGAATTACTGCCTGGATTACAGATTGACAGCATCGAACCCCATAACCCTGTAGTCGTCAGTAAAGTTCCTTCTCCTTGGCAATTACTAGGAACGGGGAATTATGCCGCAGTATTCTATCACCCCAGCCAGCCAGATCGAGTCGTGAAGGTCTATGCACCCAATCGTCCGGGTTGGACGGAGGAAGTAGAAGTTTACCACCGTTTGGGTTCCCATCCTGCTTTTTCTGAATGTTTATATGCTGAGGAAGGCTGGTTAGTTCTGAAGCGGTTGTATGGCATGACTCTATACGACTGTATGCACCAGGGAATACCAATTCCAAAGCAAGTCATTAAAGACATCGACGCAGCTTTAGACTACGCCCGTAAGCGCAAACTGCATCCCCACGATGTCCACGGTCGGAATATTATGATGTGGGAAGGCAGGGGATTTGTAGTCGATGTTTCTGACTTCTTGCACGAAGAAGCTTGCTCGGCATGGCAAGATTTGAAGAAAGCTTACTACTGGCTGTATCTGCCGATTCTTTACCCACTACGGCTGCGAATGCCTTATTTTATTTTAAATATTGTCCGCAAGTCCTACCGTTTGTATCGTCGTTTTGTTTCTAATTGGTAA
- a CDS encoding NAD(P)-dependent oxidoreductase, whose protein sequence is MKVGFLGTGLMGLPMAQRLLAANIELVAYNRTPEKLAPLKSAGVAIATRPDEVLAACECIILMLTDASAIQDVLLSPATQQHLAGRTIIQMGTITPTDSKEIQQEVVAAGGDYLEAPVLGSIPEAKAGKLLVMVGSSPAQFQQWLSLLQNFGSEPLHIGDVGSAAAVKLALNQLIASLTSAFALSLSLIERQGIDVEIFMQILRQSALYAPTFDKKLQRMLDRNYDNPNFPTKHLLKDTNLFISEARSLGLNVNHLEGVRQILEIAIDRGLADTDYSALYEAIAPSDNS, encoded by the coding sequence GTGAAGGTAGGATTTCTCGGGACTGGGTTGATGGGATTGCCGATGGCACAAAGGTTATTAGCTGCCAATATAGAGCTGGTTGCCTACAATCGTACCCCAGAAAAATTAGCTCCGCTCAAATCGGCTGGCGTGGCGATCGCAACTCGTCCAGATGAGGTGTTAGCTGCCTGCGAGTGTATTATTTTGATGTTGACCGATGCTAGTGCTATTCAGGATGTCTTGTTATCTCCAGCTACCCAGCAACACTTGGCGGGACGTACTATCATCCAAATGGGAACTATTACCCCCACCGATAGCAAAGAAATTCAACAAGAAGTAGTTGCTGCTGGAGGCGATTACCTCGAAGCACCCGTACTAGGAAGTATTCCCGAAGCAAAAGCCGGAAAATTGCTCGTGATGGTAGGAAGTTCGCCAGCACAGTTTCAGCAGTGGTTAAGTTTGCTGCAAAACTTTGGTTCCGAACCATTGCATATCGGTGATGTCGGGAGTGCGGCGGCTGTGAAACTAGCACTCAATCAACTCATAGCCTCTCTCACGAGTGCCTTTGCCCTGAGTTTAAGTTTAATCGAGCGTCAGGGAATTGATGTGGAGATTTTCATGCAAATCCTTCGTCAAAGCGCCCTTTATGCGCCCACATTTGATAAAAAATTACAAAGAATGCTCGATCGCAATTACGACAATCCCAATTTTCCCACCAAGCATTTACTCAAAGATACCAATTTATTTATTTCCGAAGCGCGATCGCTAGGACTCAATGTCAATCATTTAGAAGGAGTCCGGCAAATACTAGAAATTGCGATCGATCGAGGCTTAGCCGATACAGATTATTCTGCTTTATATGAGGCGATCGCGCCTTCAGATAATTCATAA
- a CDS encoding DUF6152 family protein: MATWTSTAIAHHGWSEYDNSKTLNLSGKIQAIGYDNPHVVLQLQTKEQLWEAVLAPPSRLQNRGLPPKQLQVGETVNVVGYPHRSEKNEMRAEQIIVGDKTIPLR; this comes from the coding sequence ATGGCTACTTGGACAAGCACGGCAATAGCGCACCACGGATGGAGCGAATACGATAACAGTAAAACGCTCAATCTGTCAGGAAAAATTCAAGCAATAGGCTACGATAACCCACATGTTGTCTTACAACTGCAAACCAAAGAGCAGTTATGGGAAGCCGTCCTTGCACCACCCTCACGACTGCAAAACCGAGGACTACCACCAAAGCAATTGCAGGTTGGAGAAACGGTTAACGTCGTAGGCTATCCTCACCGTAGCGAGAAAAATGAGATGCGAGCAGAGCAGATTATAGTCGGCGACAAAACTATACCGCTGCGCTAA
- a CDS encoding GAF domain-containing sensor histidine kinase codes for MSSSQDLSFHQLLPLTIFQQLGQLLQQMAQELGNEALIVTEEALVSIPTRPEATDLFTLVVSQQFSALLVAERRQETGDRRQQEELTLKESIILNSVNSELGTEAYVTLQERNSELLNVKLTFEPAAIAQFLQHLNGCLEDNSLARATLARYSQVIQPNNATLQGKFTLMLLSVLAPSSHQNDAQESIYPFVSVCQPVEEALHQQIAHERLLNQVTTQIRQSLELPIIISNVVERVREFLQVDRLVVYQFEQQESAIGEQLPVIREQGIFNSEFRQPKAKRSVIPNSEFSTHGCVIYEARASASIDSVLNYREENCFIPASGCWEKYRQGFTLAIADVDKAYVLSSCLLAFLQKIQVRAKLIAPIVFQQQLWGLLIAHQCYEPRSWQENEKNLLRRIAEQLAIAIYQEELMRSLKLEKQTLEQRVIERTQALHDALLAAQAASRAKSEFLATMSHELRTPLTSVIGMSSTLLRWPSGEMSQRQRQFLQTIHDSGEHLLALINDILELTQFESGKAVLNLSEFALAQLAEASLRSLSDRATRQAVNIMLDLKISPDYRLFADPQRVSQILWNLLSNAIKFTPEGGEAILRIWSENDFAVIQVEDTGIGIAEEHLPLIFEKFQQLDSPYQRHYDGTGLGLALTKQLVELHQGRIEVESTLGKGSIFTVWLPNNREQ; via the coding sequence ATGTCTAGTTCTCAGGACTTGAGCTTCCATCAACTTTTGCCCCTGACAATTTTTCAGCAATTAGGGCAACTTCTTCAACAGATGGCTCAAGAATTGGGAAATGAGGCTTTGATAGTTACAGAAGAAGCACTGGTTTCAATTCCGACACGACCTGAAGCAACAGATCTGTTTACATTAGTCGTGTCACAACAATTTAGCGCTTTGCTAGTAGCAGAAAGAAGACAGGAGACAGGAGATAGGAGACAGCAAGAAGAACTTACACTCAAAGAGTCAATAATTTTAAACTCAGTCAATTCGGAACTTGGTACAGAAGCTTACGTTACACTGCAAGAGCGAAACTCCGAATTACTCAACGTCAAATTAACATTTGAGCCAGCAGCGATCGCCCAATTTTTGCAACACCTCAACGGCTGCTTAGAAGACAATTCTCTTGCCCGCGCTACTCTAGCTCGATATAGCCAAGTCATTCAACCCAACAACGCTACCCTTCAAGGGAAATTTACGTTAATGTTGCTATCCGTGCTAGCCCCAAGCTCGCACCAAAATGACGCACAAGAGTCGATTTACCCTTTTGTTTCGGTCTGCCAACCTGTAGAAGAGGCTTTGCACCAACAAATTGCCCACGAGCGTTTGCTCAACCAAGTGACGACTCAGATCCGTCAAAGCTTGGAATTACCGATCATCATCTCAAATGTAGTAGAACGAGTACGAGAGTTTTTGCAAGTCGATCGCCTAGTAGTTTATCAATTCGAGCAACAAGAATCAGCGATCGGGGAGCAGTTACCAGTTATCAGGGAGCAGGGAATCTTCAATTCCGAATTCCGTCAGCCGAAGGCGAAGCGAAGCGTTATTCCGAATTCCGAATTCTCCACTCACGGCTGTGTCATCTACGAAGCCCGTGCTAGCGCGTCAATTGATTCCGTACTCAATTATCGAGAAGAAAATTGCTTCATTCCCGCTTCTGGGTGTTGGGAGAAATATCGCCAAGGTTTTACGCTGGCGATCGCAGATGTTGACAAAGCTTATGTTTTATCGTCTTGCTTGCTTGCCTTTTTGCAGAAAATTCAGGTACGAGCCAAGCTAATCGCTCCAATTGTATTTCAGCAACAACTTTGGGGTTTACTCATCGCACACCAATGCTACGAACCGCGCTCTTGGCAGGAAAATGAGAAAAATTTACTGCGGCGAATAGCGGAACAACTAGCGATCGCGATCTATCAAGAAGAGTTAATGCGATCGTTGAAGCTGGAAAAACAAACCCTAGAACAAAGAGTGATCGAGCGGACACAAGCATTGCATGATGCTCTACTTGCAGCTCAAGCAGCTAGCCGCGCTAAAAGTGAATTTCTGGCTACAATGAGCCATGAATTACGCACTCCCCTCACTAGTGTCATCGGGATGTCATCTACCTTACTACGTTGGCCCTCAGGAGAAATGAGTCAGCGCCAACGTCAGTTCCTACAAACAATTCACGATAGTGGCGAACATCTTCTAGCACTTATCAACGACATTTTAGAACTGACGCAGTTCGAGTCAGGCAAGGCAGTTTTAAATTTAAGCGAATTTGCTTTAGCGCAACTAGCGGAAGCTAGCTTGCGATCGCTCAGCGATCGAGCAACGCGCCAAGCAGTTAATATCATGCTCGATCTCAAAATCTCTCCCGACTATCGGCTGTTTGCCGATCCCCAACGAGTTAGTCAAATCTTATGGAATCTACTCAGTAACGCGATTAAATTTACTCCCGAAGGAGGAGAGGCAATTTTAAGGATTTGGAGCGAAAACGACTTTGCCGTAATTCAAGTAGAAGATACGGGAATTGGCATTGCTGAAGAACATTTACCTCTGATTTTTGAAAAATTCCAACAACTCGATTCTCCTTACCAGCGTCATTACGATGGGACGGGACTGGGTTTAGCCTTAACCAAACAACTCGTCGAACTCCACCAAGGTCGGATTGAAGTTGAATCGACTTTAGGTAAGGGTTCTATTTTTACTGTTTGGTTGCCTAATAACAGGGAGCAGTGA
- the cobN gene encoding cobaltochelatase subunit CobN: MHRISTTPGDWNPQIDGVVLFAQTPAPLVLLTATDTDIQTLAAAATKLPMGFPTFRVANLLQLQQQIVIDTYAEDVLEKAQVIILRLLGGRSYWSYGLEVVRETARRTGAALIVIPGDDAIDPDLIAHSTVPLAVGDRLWRYFLEGGVENAVNALLFTADFCLHTSYNPQPPQVVPRVGLYGWKGVGDKIQNSKFKIQNGDKGDKGDKGASSEQPITNYQLPATNYQLPITNYQLPKIGILFYRAHYLAGNTGVIDDLCQALVARNLLPVPVFVSSLRDPQVQADVLSYFQPKDEAKIQVLLNTTSFSLTRIFPTPERQFARAGENEQATGSSRLPTAANLWQQLDIPILQVIFSSSSSSTWETSSQGLSPRDIGMNVALPEVDGRIISRAVSFKAVQSWNTALETNVVVYESVRDRLEFVAELTQRWVQMRSRPPAARKIALILANYPNRDGRLANGVGLDTPASCIEILKSLQQAGYQVENLPQTGDELIQRLTSGVTNDPDSQWRSLPQQLSWQEYQQYFATLPEAAQQEIVNRWEKRAEGAEGVTTNYQLPTTNCQLPIPGIQLGNVFVGIQPARGYDRDPALNYHAPDLEPPHTYLAFYYWLRQHFGADAIVHVGKHGNLEWLPGKSVALSSQCYPEIALGAMPHFYPFIVNDPGEGSQAKRRAQAVIIDHLTPPMTRAELYGALHQLESLVDEYYEAQSLDPTRLPAISDRIWQLIVQENLHLDLGMKRESGGKRAEGAEGEKQPTTNNQQPLTINQLDGYLCELKEAQIRDGLHIFGQCPQGEQLRDLIVAIARQPNSYQPGITRAIAQAWELDFDPLTTDFSTQLSETSARILSAKTQTPCHIIGDAIEVLEQYAAELVEVLIGESGVGSRESEKRAALELGRLSGAEGEKTQLPITNYPLPITNTLNWIRDRLLPALAQTPQEITNLLRGLDGRYVPSGASGAPTRGRPEVLPTGKNFYSVDIRAIPTETAWDIGRKAAEALIERYTQENGEYPKTLGLSIWGTSTMRTGGDDIAEALALLGVRPVWDGVSRRVVDFEIVPLSVLARPRVDVTLRISGFFRDAFPNLIDLFDSAVIAVSQLDEPAEQNPLAAKVKHETQFWYSAGLTPEQAKERSLYRVFGSKPGAYGAGLQGLIEAQNWTGDRDLAHAYINWSCYAYSRNSEGRAAPEAFEQRLGEMQIVLHNQDNREHDLLDSDDYYQFQGGLTVAVRAVRGKNPQTYFGDNSIPANPRIRDLKEEIAKVYRSRVVNPKWIAGVMRHGYKGAFEMAATVDYLFAYDATAHCVEDYMYQGIAEAYLFDPAIQDFVQQKNPWALRDMAERLIEAKQRGLWQVTPEIIDKLRAIAHQAEGAIEEN, encoded by the coding sequence ATGCATCGTATCAGTACCACCCCTGGAGATTGGAATCCTCAAATTGATGGTGTCGTTTTGTTTGCCCAAACTCCAGCTCCTTTGGTATTGCTTACTGCTACCGATACCGATATTCAAACTTTGGCAGCAGCAGCGACTAAATTACCGATGGGCTTTCCTACTTTTCGAGTTGCTAATTTGCTGCAATTACAGCAACAGATTGTTATAGATACTTATGCAGAAGACGTTTTAGAAAAAGCTCAAGTTATTATACTACGGCTTTTGGGGGGACGATCGTATTGGTCTTATGGTTTAGAAGTGGTGCGGGAAACAGCACGGCGGACTGGTGCAGCACTGATAGTTATCCCAGGAGATGACGCGATCGACCCCGATTTAATCGCACATTCGACTGTTCCGTTAGCAGTGGGAGATCGACTGTGGCGATACTTTCTAGAAGGTGGAGTAGAAAATGCCGTCAATGCGCTGCTATTCACTGCCGATTTCTGCCTTCATACTTCATACAATCCTCAACCTCCGCAGGTGGTTCCGCGTGTGGGGCTATATGGGTGGAAGGGAGTCGGAGACAAAATTCAAAATTCAAAATTCAAAATTCAAAATGGGGACAAGGGGGACAAGGGGGACAAGGGAGCTAGTAGTGAGCAACCAATTACCAATTACCAATTACCAGCTACCAATTACCAACTACCAATTACCAACTACCAATTACCAAAAATTGGCATTCTGTTCTACCGCGCTCACTATTTAGCAGGTAACACGGGTGTAATTGACGATCTTTGTCAAGCATTAGTAGCTAGAAATCTATTACCAGTACCAGTTTTCGTTTCTTCGCTGCGCGATCCACAAGTGCAAGCAGATGTCCTATCTTACTTCCAGCCTAAAGATGAGGCAAAAATTCAAGTCTTATTAAATACAACGAGTTTTTCTCTGACACGTATTTTTCCGACTCCCGAACGCCAGTTCGCAAGAGCGGGGGAAAATGAGCAAGCGACTGGCTCCTCTCGACTCCCGACTGCCGCTAACTTGTGGCAACAACTAGATATACCAATACTGCAAGTTATTTTTAGTAGCAGTTCAAGTTCAACCTGGGAGACAAGTTCTCAAGGGCTATCGCCACGGGATATCGGCATGAATGTGGCACTACCAGAAGTGGATGGGCGCATTATTAGCCGTGCTGTGTCGTTTAAAGCAGTACAGAGCTGGAATACAGCTCTAGAGACGAATGTAGTCGTTTACGAGTCGGTGCGCGATCGCCTTGAATTTGTTGCTGAACTAACTCAGCGTTGGGTGCAGATGCGTTCTCGTCCGCCAGCAGCACGCAAAATCGCTCTCATTTTGGCAAACTACCCCAATCGTGACGGACGTTTGGCAAACGGAGTTGGATTAGATACTCCTGCTAGTTGTATAGAAATTCTCAAATCTTTACAACAAGCGGGATATCAAGTAGAAAATCTACCGCAAACTGGAGACGAACTGATCCAACGCCTGACATCTGGAGTCACAAACGATCCTGATAGTCAGTGGCGATCGCTTCCACAGCAATTGAGTTGGCAAGAGTATCAACAATATTTTGCCACCCTTCCCGAAGCAGCGCAGCAGGAGATTGTCAATCGGTGGGAGAAGAGAGCTGAGGGAGCTGAGGGAGTAACAACCAATTACCAACTACCAACTACCAATTGCCAATTACCAATTCCAGGCATTCAACTCGGTAACGTCTTCGTGGGGATTCAACCAGCACGGGGATACGATCGCGATCCGGCATTAAATTACCACGCGCCTGACTTAGAACCACCGCATACTTATTTGGCTTTTTATTATTGGCTGCGACAGCATTTTGGTGCTGATGCGATCGTACATGTAGGCAAGCACGGTAATTTGGAATGGCTCCCAGGTAAAAGTGTGGCGCTATCAAGTCAGTGTTATCCTGAAATTGCTTTGGGTGCTATGCCCCATTTCTACCCGTTTATCGTCAACGATCCTGGGGAAGGTTCGCAAGCAAAACGCCGCGCTCAAGCAGTGATTATCGACCATTTAACGCCTCCCATGACGCGGGCAGAACTCTACGGAGCGCTACACCAATTAGAAAGTTTAGTTGACGAGTATTACGAAGCTCAAAGTCTAGATCCGACTCGATTGCCAGCCATTAGCGATCGCATTTGGCAATTAATTGTTCAGGAAAATTTACACTTAGACTTGGGCATGAAGCGGGAGTCGGGGGGAAAGAGAGCTGAGGGAGCTGAGGGAGAAAAACAACCAACAACCAACAACCAACAACCATTAACCATTAACCAACTCGACGGTTATTTATGCGAACTCAAAGAAGCTCAAATTCGCGATGGTTTGCATATATTTGGACAATGCCCGCAAGGAGAACAATTACGAGATTTAATTGTAGCGATCGCCCGTCAACCTAATTCCTACCAGCCAGGAATCACTCGCGCAATTGCTCAAGCCTGGGAATTAGATTTCGATCCCCTCACGACAGATTTCAGCACTCAACTTTCAGAGACAAGCGCTCGAATTTTATCAGCAAAAACTCAAACACCCTGTCATATAATCGGCGATGCGATCGAAGTGTTAGAACAGTATGCGGCTGAGTTGGTGGAAGTATTGATTGGGGAATCGGGAGTCGGGAGTCGGGAGTCGGAGAAAAGAGCTGCTCTTGAGCTGGGGAGGCTCTCGGGAGCTGAGGGAGAAAAAACCCAATTACCAATTACCAATTACCCATTACCCATTACCAATACCTTAAATTGGATTCGCGATCGCCTCTTACCCGCTTTAGCACAAACTCCACAGGAAATTACCAATTTATTACGTGGTTTAGATGGGCGATACGTTCCTAGTGGGGCATCGGGTGCGCCGACGAGAGGTCGTCCAGAAGTATTACCGACGGGAAAAAATTTTTACTCGGTGGATATCCGCGCCATTCCGACAGAAACAGCTTGGGACATCGGACGTAAAGCAGCTGAAGCTTTAATCGAACGCTACACGCAGGAAAACGGAGAATATCCCAAAACTCTTGGTTTGTCGATTTGGGGAACTTCTACCATGCGGACTGGGGGAGATGACATTGCTGAGGCGTTGGCTTTGCTGGGAGTGCGTCCGGTATGGGATGGGGTTTCTCGGCGGGTGGTAGATTTTGAAATTGTGCCTCTATCGGTGTTGGCGCGTCCGCGCGTGGATGTGACTTTAAGAATTTCTGGTTTTTTCCGCGATGCTTTTCCTAATTTAATCGATTTGTTTGATAGTGCCGTTATTGCCGTGTCGCAGTTGGACGAACCAGCAGAGCAAAATCCGCTTGCTGCCAAAGTGAAACACGAAACCCAGTTTTGGTACTCAGCAGGATTGACACCCGAACAGGCAAAAGAGCGATCGCTTTACCGTGTTTTTGGTTCTAAACCAGGGGCTTATGGAGCTGGGTTACAAGGATTAATTGAAGCGCAAAATTGGACGGGCGATCGCGATTTAGCTCATGCTTATATCAATTGGAGTTGCTACGCTTATTCCCGTAATTCAGAAGGACGAGCCGCCCCAGAAGCGTTCGAGCAACGTTTGGGTGAAATGCAAATTGTCTTGCACAACCAAGACAATCGCGAACACGATCTGCTCGATTCTGACGATTACTATCAATTTCAAGGTGGTTTAACTGTTGCCGTGCGCGCCGTTCGCGGTAAAAATCCTCAGACATATTTTGGTGACAATTCTATTCCGGCAAACCCTCGCATTCGTGATTTAAAAGAAGAAATTGCCAAGGTATATCGTTCCCGCGTCGTTAATCCGAAATGGATTGCTGGGGTGATGCGTCACGGTTATAAAGGGGCTTTTGAAATGGCAGCAACAGTAGATTATTTATTTGCCTACGATGCTACAGCTCATTGCGTTGAAGATTATATGTATCAAGGCATTGCCGAAGCTTATTTATTCGATCCAGCTATCCAAGACTTCGTGCAGCAAAAAAATCCTTGGGCATTGCGAGATATGGCAGAAAGGTTAATTGAAGCCAAGCAGCGAGGATTGTGGCAAGTGACACCAGAGATTATAGATAAGTTACGAGCGATCGCCCATCAAGCAGAAGGAGCGATCGAAGAAAATTAA
- a CDS encoding glycosyltransferase family 2 protein, whose translation MPKLSIIIPTRDRPQLLPRAVQSALSQTMTDLEVIVVDDASTQPVDLPADPRLRIIRLSTPRGGAGARNVGTEAAQGRWISYLDDDDCLLPEMAVVSLEAIAKATLPPPVGVISGIDVVDDSGKTLETRLPPPSRPRGCHFALEVLEPGKSYNTKQTLVVERDVILQIGGWDETFRSRVHTELFLRLNPVCSILGLPIVTYQLYEHPGARVSRNTKLRQESFQRLIDKHQAIFRAHPQMFANFVYDHALMSYRMGQKSQALSSVIWAIQIDPLRTMKKTIKQLVQRF comes from the coding sequence ATGCCAAAACTCAGTATTATCATACCGACACGCGATCGCCCGCAACTATTACCGCGTGCAGTGCAAAGTGCTTTATCGCAAACCATGACAGATCTTGAAGTGATTGTCGTGGACGATGCTTCGACTCAACCGGTGGATTTACCAGCAGATCCGCGTTTGCGAATCATTCGTCTATCTACCCCTCGTGGGGGTGCGGGGGCGCGGAACGTGGGTACGGAAGCGGCGCAGGGGCGCTGGATTTCCTATTTAGATGACGATGACTGTCTTTTACCCGAAATGGCAGTTGTATCCTTAGAGGCGATCGCCAAAGCAACTTTACCTCCACCTGTCGGCGTTATTTCTGGGATCGACGTGGTTGATGATAGCGGGAAAACTCTAGAAACTCGCCTTCCGCCTCCCAGTCGTCCCCGTGGCTGTCATTTTGCTCTAGAAGTTTTGGAACCAGGCAAATCTTACAACACAAAACAAACTCTAGTAGTGGAACGGGATGTCATTTTACAGATAGGAGGCTGGGATGAAACGTTTCGTTCCCGCGTCCATACCGAGCTTTTTTTGCGGCTGAATCCCGTCTGTTCGATCTTGGGTTTACCCATCGTTACCTATCAACTTTACGAGCATCCAGGGGCGCGAGTGTCCCGCAATACAAAATTGCGTCAGGAAAGTTTTCAACGTTTGATTGACAAGCATCAGGCAATTTTTCGCGCTCATCCGCAGATGTTTGCAAATTTTGTCTACGATCACGCCCTAATGTCCTATCGGATGGGGCAAAAATCCCAAGCCTTATCCAGTGTTATTTGGGCAATACAGATCGATCCGTTACGGACGATGAAAAAGACGATAAAACAGCTAGTGCAACGCTTTTAA